One Roseimaritima multifibrata DNA window includes the following coding sequences:
- a CDS encoding PIG-L deacetylase family protein: MRFPFRLKRNTGTDTGNTKIHPRFGLPKARSASRKLAALIVPAIVAIMTLASSLTFAEDAPQDDGKLRIIVFGAHPDDAEYRAGGCGVKWSRLGHHVKLVSVTNGDIGHWEMSGGALAKRRTEEVRKAAEILGTTAEVLDIHDGELMPTLENRRTITRLVREWKADIVIAHRPWDYHPDHRYVGVLVQDASFMVAVPFFCPDVPALEKNPVFLYTSDRFQKPYPFMPDIAVSIDDAFETKVKAIAELESQVFDGGALGNAKIAAESPPARMKDLRLEKVRKVWNNRAGGEANKYRDTLVRWYGEEQGKDVKYAEAFEICEYGHQPTDEEIKRLFPFFDAPTDAEKND, translated from the coding sequence ATGCGTTTCCCATTTCGTTTGAAAAGGAATACTGGAACCGACACCGGCAATACAAAAATTCACCCACGATTCGGACTTCCCAAAGCGAGATCCGCAAGCCGAAAACTTGCAGCGTTGATTGTGCCTGCAATCGTTGCGATCATGACGCTTGCTTCGTCACTGACATTCGCCGAAGACGCGCCGCAAGACGATGGCAAACTACGAATCATTGTCTTTGGTGCCCACCCAGACGATGCGGAATATCGCGCTGGCGGCTGTGGCGTAAAATGGTCACGTCTAGGACACCACGTCAAATTGGTCTCCGTCACGAACGGCGACATCGGACATTGGGAGATGTCAGGAGGTGCCCTCGCAAAACGACGCACGGAGGAAGTTCGCAAAGCCGCAGAGATCTTGGGCACGACAGCCGAGGTATTGGACATTCACGATGGCGAGTTAATGCCGACGTTAGAAAACCGTCGAACGATCACGCGTCTGGTCCGTGAATGGAAAGCCGACATCGTGATCGCCCACCGTCCATGGGACTATCACCCGGATCATCGCTATGTTGGAGTCCTTGTACAGGACGCCTCGTTTATGGTCGCGGTTCCGTTTTTCTGCCCCGATGTCCCAGCCCTGGAAAAGAACCCGGTCTTCCTGTACACCAGCGACCGGTTCCAAAAACCGTATCCGTTCATGCCCGATATCGCGGTCTCGATCGATGACGCGTTTGAAACGAAAGTCAAAGCGATTGCCGAACTGGAATCTCAGGTGTTCGACGGCGGCGCACTTGGAAACGCCAAAATTGCCGCAGAGTCCCCCCCCGCTCGCATGAAAGACCTGCGTTTAGAAAAGGTTCGCAAGGTATGGAACAATCGAGCTGGCGGCGAAGCAAACAAATATCGCGATACGCTAGTCCGTTGGTACGGGGAGGAGCAGGGCAAAGACGTGAAGTACGCCGAGGCCTTTGAAATCTGCGAATACGGCCACCAACCAACCGATGAAGAAATCAAAAGACTCTTTCCGTTCTTTGACGCCCCCACTGACGCCGAAAAGAACGACTGA
- a CDS encoding Gfo/Idh/MocA family protein, with protein sequence MNPSLRTFLFVTSICCFSPNLCFGEDVVAPLRVGIIGLDTSHCVAFTRALNAPDVKSELAGCPVVAAYPKGSPDIESSVSRVPKYTAELKELGVEIVDSIDALLERVDVVLLETNDGRPHLQQVLPVLKAGKPVFIDKPVAGSLRDAVAIYNHANRLAVPVFSSSSLRFSKEVKEVANGSIGKIIGCDAYSPCPLEETHPDLFWYGIHGVETLLTVMGPGCRSVTRTKTEGTELVVGIWDDGRVGTFRGIRDGRRGNGGTAFGEKRIQTFGRPDKYEPLLTEIVHFFRTGKPPVSAAETLEVYAFMEAADESHRRGGTAVTLDEVLSIATPSR encoded by the coding sequence ATGAATCCCAGTTTACGAACGTTTTTATTCGTCACGTCGATTTGTTGCTTTTCACCGAACCTCTGTTTCGGTGAAGACGTTGTCGCGCCGCTGCGCGTCGGAATCATCGGCCTGGATACGTCACACTGTGTTGCGTTCACGCGTGCCTTGAATGCCCCAGACGTAAAGAGTGAATTGGCAGGTTGTCCGGTTGTGGCCGCCTATCCCAAGGGGAGTCCGGATATCGAATCGAGCGTCAGTCGGGTCCCCAAATATACCGCCGAGTTGAAAGAACTTGGAGTCGAGATTGTCGATTCGATCGATGCCCTGCTTGAGCGAGTGGACGTGGTCTTGCTGGAGACCAATGACGGGCGCCCCCATTTGCAACAAGTCTTGCCGGTATTGAAAGCCGGAAAACCGGTCTTTATCGACAAACCGGTCGCTGGATCATTGCGTGATGCCGTCGCAATCTATAACCACGCGAATCGATTAGCCGTACCCGTTTTTTCATCGTCATCGTTGCGATTTAGCAAAGAAGTGAAAGAGGTTGCCAACGGTTCCATCGGCAAGATCATTGGTTGCGATGCCTACAGCCCCTGTCCGTTAGAAGAAACGCATCCCGATTTATTTTGGTACGGTATCCATGGTGTGGAAACGCTGCTAACGGTAATGGGTCCAGGCTGTCGATCCGTAACGCGAACCAAAACAGAAGGTACCGAATTAGTAGTCGGTATTTGGGATGACGGAAGGGTCGGAACCTTCCGTGGAATCCGGGACGGTAGACGTGGCAATGGAGGAACCGCCTTCGGTGAAAAACGCATTCAAACATTCGGCCGACCCGATAAGTACGAACCACTGCTAACAGAAATCGTCCACTTCTTCCGCACAGGCAAGCCACCGGTCTCGGCAGCGGAAACGCTGGAAGTCTACGCGTTCATGGAAGCGGCCGACGAGAGTCATCGACGTGGTGGCACGGCAGTGACTCTGGATGAAGTACTGTCCATCGCAACGCCGTCTCGCTAA
- a CDS encoding GNAT family N-acetyltransferase, with translation MIRTLTDNDIPSALALCRNAGWNQLQTDWSRLLAYEPDGCFVADIDGQIVGTVTTTRYGTDLAWIGMMLVDDRFRRRGIATALMNASLSYLRDCDVACIKLDATPLGQPVYERLGFQPDGSFHRWSRDGDILPQWNPERPANRLSPLNLQLDRSAFSTDRRGWLNRLAADSHVVSRNNCFGMARRGFLANYLGPVIADNKQEAKQIVAELLSQRSGQTFWDIPPGNSEAVRLAESFGFQPVRDLTRMRIGATSVSPTMQFQFALSDPGTG, from the coding sequence ATGATAAGAACGCTGACCGATAACGACATTCCTTCTGCGCTGGCACTTTGCCGTAATGCGGGATGGAATCAACTGCAAACAGACTGGTCGCGACTTCTTGCGTATGAACCGGACGGTTGTTTCGTTGCGGATATCGACGGACAGATTGTAGGGACCGTCACGACGACTCGATACGGAACCGACTTGGCATGGATCGGAATGATGCTGGTCGATGATCGCTTTCGCAGGCGTGGCATTGCGACCGCTTTGATGAATGCCAGCCTCAGCTATCTGCGGGACTGCGACGTGGCGTGCATCAAACTGGATGCGACGCCGCTGGGGCAGCCGGTTTACGAACGGCTTGGTTTTCAGCCGGACGGTTCGTTTCATCGCTGGTCCCGTGACGGCGATATTTTGCCGCAATGGAATCCTGAACGGCCGGCCAATCGATTGAGTCCGTTGAATTTGCAGCTTGATCGATCGGCTTTTTCCACAGACCGTCGTGGATGGCTGAACCGACTTGCCGCAGATTCCCATGTGGTGTCGCGCAACAACTGTTTTGGAATGGCACGTCGCGGCTTTCTTGCAAACTATCTCGGCCCCGTCATTGCAGATAACAAACAGGAAGCTAAGCAGATCGTTGCTGAACTGCTCAGCCAACGATCTGGTCAAACGTTTTGGGATATTCCACCGGGCAATTCCGAGGCTGTTCGCTTAGCCGAATCCTTTGGTTTTCAACCGGTACGCGATCTGACACGCATGCGAATCGGGGCAACGTCCGTGTCGCCAACAATGCAATTTCAGTTCGCCCTTTCCGACCCCGGTACCGGTTAG